Proteins encoded within one genomic window of Esox lucius isolate fEsoLuc1 chromosome 12, fEsoLuc1.pri, whole genome shotgun sequence:
- the LOC105013914 gene encoding tumor necrosis factor receptor superfamily member 6B, which translates to MHLLADSFLAFVVFTFCGGNPPEPATSPTYMWRDHETGDSVICDKCAPGNYLIKHCTKYSKSICGPCPTSHYTEVWNYIERCQYCSRFCTNEEIESVPCTPLHNRECECKDGFYLKYGSCLKHSRCRPGEGVITNGTAHTDVECEPCAGGFFSNESSSSKACQSFSVCAPGYTTIPGNEMNDVYCSLCKNGSRTAEDEAVCDRELQEFLAMQILPPRKHKRLVTVLRRGVGKNSTKNQSVSELLTTLRTKPIKPFAVHVVDIMNTEGLLHLRSKIIKWFPHIVL; encoded by the exons ATGCATCTG CTGGCAGATTCTTTTCTGGCGTTCGTGGTATTCACGTTCTGTGGCGGAAACCCGCCGGAGCCAGCCACGTCACCGACCTACATGTGGAGAGATCACGAGACAGGAGATTCCGTCATATGCGACAAATGCGCTCCTGGAAATTACTTAATAAAGCATTGCACGAAGTACAGCAAAAGCATCTGCGGACCTTGCCCTACGTCTCACTACACAGAGGTCTGGAACTACATTGAGCGCTGTCAATACTGCAGTCGTTTTTGCACAAATGAAGAGATAGAAAGCGTACCGTGCACCCCACTGCACAACCGCGAGTGCGAGTgcaaggatgggttttacttgAAATATGGGTCATGCTTAAAACACAGCAGATGTCGGCCCGGCGAAGGAGTAATAACTAACG GAACAGCACACACTGATGTGGAGTGTGAACCTTGCGCAGGTGGTTTCTTTTCTAACGAGTCGTCCAGTAGTAAAGCCTGTCAGAGCTTCTCTGTGTGTGCTCCAGGTTATACCACTATACCAGGCAATGAGATGAATGACGTTTACTGCTCATTATGTAAGAATGGATCAAGAACAGCTGAAG ATGAGGCTGTCTGTGATAGGGAGTTGCAAGAATTCCTGGCCATGCAGATTCTCCCACCAAGAAAACACAAAAGACTGGTGACTGTACTCAGGAGGGGTGTGGGTAAAAACTCCACAAAAAATCAATCTGTTTCAGAGCTCCTCACAACTTTAAGGACAAAACCTATTAAACCTTTTGCGGTTCACGTGGTTGATATTATGAATACCGAAGGCCTGCTCCATTTACGAAGTAAAATTATTAAATGGTTTCCTCATATAGTTTTATAG